One genomic segment of Phycisphaerae bacterium includes these proteins:
- a CDS encoding oligogalacturonide lyase: PGWFDHGRRLLFASDRENRSNLFGLDLTSGAITQLTDLDKVPGTDEAVLMASCVSPARNEAYYRHQQRVFALDLSTLNARKLWEIPPGFIGDLMHVSADGKCVLTSIFEDLSDRIRIDYDRGYVGFAETYEARPLSRIIRIAVDGTGADVVREEHQWISHVNPSPTQPHLVSFCHEGAWVGVDNRIWGLDLNTGEVWKIRPRQSDRERIGHEYWFHDGLHVGYHGTWPDGRYCIGHLKYDNTDHVEAAFPQATGHTHSHDGSLIVGDGGKDVRLWRWNGHSYDGPRCLCRHDASQHIQKLHVHPRFTSDGKQVLYTSSVSGYGNLYVVDVPDFDSLPLIEDRKQ; encoded by the coding sequence CCAGGCTGGTTTGACCACGGACGAAGACTTCTTTTCGCCTCCGACCGGGAGAACCGGAGCAATCTCTTCGGTCTGGACCTGACTTCGGGGGCGATCACGCAGTTGACCGATCTTGACAAGGTTCCCGGAACCGACGAAGCCGTTTTGATGGCCTCCTGCGTCAGCCCCGCTCGGAACGAGGCATATTACCGCCATCAGCAAAGGGTCTTCGCCCTGGACCTTTCCACGCTGAACGCGCGGAAGCTGTGGGAAATACCGCCAGGCTTCATCGGCGACCTCATGCACGTCTCGGCGGATGGGAAGTGTGTTTTGACGAGCATTTTCGAGGACCTGAGCGACCGGATTCGCATCGATTACGACCGCGGGTACGTCGGGTTTGCTGAGACATATGAGGCGCGGCCTTTGAGCCGGATCATCCGGATCGCCGTCGACGGGACGGGCGCGGATGTCGTTCGCGAGGAACACCAGTGGATCAGCCACGTCAACCCGTCACCCACGCAGCCACACCTGGTGAGTTTCTGTCATGAAGGGGCCTGGGTGGGGGTGGACAACCGCATCTGGGGCCTGGACCTGAACACTGGAGAGGTCTGGAAGATTCGGCCGCGACAATCAGACAGGGAACGCATCGGCCACGAGTACTGGTTCCATGACGGTCTTCACGTGGGATACCATGGGACCTGGCCTGACGGCAGATACTGCATCGGCCATCTCAAGTATGACAACACCGACCACGTCGAGGCGGCCTTTCCACAAGCCACCGGCCACACTCACTCCCACGACGGAAGCCTGATCGTCGGCGATGGGGGCAAGGACGTTCGTCTCTGGCGGTGGAACGGGCACAGCTACGATGGACCGCGCTGCCTGTGCCGGCATGACGCGAGCCAACACATTCAGAAGCTCCACGTTCATCCTCGCTTCACCTCGGACGGAAAGCAGGTTCTCTACACCAGCAGCGTCAGCGGCTATGGAAACCTCTATGTTGTTGACGTCCCTGATTTCGATTCCCTTCCCTTGATCGAGGACAGGAAGCAATGA